The Palaemon carinicauda isolate YSFRI2023 chromosome 9, ASM3689809v2, whole genome shotgun sequence sequence GAATTTGATATTTCTGAGGCAATGACAAAAGAAGGTAGTCTGAGTCATGAGAGGAGGCATAATCAGGTACTTCAAGAAGTAcctgagaagaaagaggaggaggaagaagaaaaagagataaaatgTGAAGAAGATCAAGAGGTAACATCGGAGgaatcaagagaagaagaagaggaagatagaAGAACAGACACACCTTTTCCCAAAACTGAAATCGAAGAGTCCCTTCCGGACACAATGAGTGAAACGGATAAAATAGTGCTCATGAATTGGATAGAACTCTGTCAAAAAGACCATCCACCTCACAAGATTCTGGGTTGCTCTGAAAATCCAACCAAAGAGGAGGCCTTGGCCGCCTATAATGGTAATTGTCAAACATGGGTTAACAGATATGGTAATTTTGACTACTGCACTGTCAAAGGCTGCGAGGAAGCCAGCATTATTGTTGAAAAGTTGGCAGAAAGTTATTTGCATCTGACCTGTTCACCGAAAGAACTTGCAACTATTGAAGAAATAATGAATCGTGGTTACGAAGATACGATGAGCAATGCCTGGCTCATGATGAAGGACATCGATGTTGAAGAATTGATGGACCAAGAGGACCATGATATATCAGAAGTTAACCAGGGGACACAGACAACAATACAGAGTCCAGTTGAAGACAGCTGCACCTGGAGAAGGGAGATAAGtaagaagaaaagcaagaaaaacatgaaaaaagataaaaaaaaacataaaatgcatCATTGGAAAAAGTACTaatcatttggaaggatcaaaggattggactatggaagatggagagaaaaaggaacttttcttttttgaggaggaaatatcctttgatgtagaagtacaagcctacatcataggagtaaaagttcagtgaaaaaaaatagaaaaaaaaataataataataaaaaaaaaaaaaaataaaaaaaaaataaaaaaaaaaatatatatata is a genomic window containing:
- the LOC137646737 gene encoding uncharacterized protein PF3D7_1120000-like, translated to MYVKDELEDEIDLPAEEEVQYEVEDEIVLPVEEKRNEYTEAKEEEERGEKLDEDNPKDEESLPLDWNEYKNVIDGLNCNLAELEMITKTYMCVGGKRLENCELEILLGQTRAKYEEEMAGLRGEISSLNNIIEETDSDISSLNNVIEGKEFDISEAMTKEGSLSHERRHNQVLQEVPEKKEEEEEEKEIKCEEDQEVTSEESREEEEEDRRTDTPFPKTEIEESLPDTMSETDKIVLMNWIELCQKDHPPHKILGCSENPTKEEALAAYNGNCQTWVNRYGNFDYCTVKGCEEASIIVEKLAESYLHLTCSPKELATIEEIMNRGYEDTMSNAWLMMKDIDVEELMDQEDHDISEVNQGTQTTIQSPVEDSCTWRREISKKKSKKNMKKDKKKHKMHHWKKY